The following proteins are co-located in the Gallaecimonas pentaromativorans genome:
- a CDS encoding bifunctional glycosyltransferase family 2/GtrA family protein, which translates to MNSVNAARPVILIPAYQPDETLYQLVLTLKARGPHYPVLVVDDGSNRHLKPLFDALAELRGVEVIHHLRNQGKGAAIKTGLAWVEDHGADNCPGVVTADADGQHLADDILALARRLEAYPRKLWLGVRQFDQQVPLRSRFGNKLTEKVFALATGQHLSDTQTGLRAIPKAYFQALLAIKANGYEFELDMLLAAKDNGISIGEKTIATVYEAGNPSSHFRPLADSLRIYSRFFRFAGVGLASAGLDYLLFALLYMVSGEILLAMVLARICSAVFNFGCNRLWVFGSQGSLLKEAGRYSVLAITLIGLGYFLTKGFYGMGVSPFIGKPLAEGVIMVVSFIAQRYVVFLREKEA; encoded by the coding sequence GTGAACAGCGTTAATGCGGCAAGGCCCGTGATTCTGATCCCTGCCTACCAGCCTGATGAAACCCTCTACCAACTGGTGCTTACCCTCAAGGCCCGTGGCCCCCACTACCCGGTGCTGGTGGTGGATGATGGCTCCAATCGCCACCTCAAACCCCTGTTCGATGCCCTGGCCGAGCTGCGCGGGGTGGAGGTTATTCATCACCTGCGTAACCAGGGTAAAGGCGCCGCCATCAAAACCGGCCTGGCCTGGGTCGAGGACCATGGGGCCGATAACTGCCCGGGAGTGGTCACCGCCGATGCCGACGGCCAGCACCTGGCTGACGACATTCTGGCCCTGGCGCGGCGCCTGGAGGCCTACCCTCGCAAGCTGTGGCTGGGGGTGCGCCAGTTTGACCAGCAAGTGCCGCTGCGCTCGCGCTTTGGCAACAAGCTCACCGAGAAGGTGTTTGCCCTGGCTACCGGCCAGCATCTTAGCGATACCCAAACTGGCCTTAGGGCCATACCCAAGGCTTATTTCCAGGCATTGCTGGCCATCAAGGCCAACGGCTACGAGTTCGAGCTGGACATGCTGCTGGCGGCCAAGGACAACGGCATATCCATTGGCGAGAAGACCATCGCCACCGTTTATGAAGCCGGTAACCCCAGCAGCCATTTTCGGCCCCTGGCCGACTCGCTGCGTATCTACAGCCGCTTTTTCCGTTTCGCCGGGGTAGGGCTGGCTTCGGCGGGGCTCGATTACCTGCTGTTTGCGCTGCTCTACATGGTAAGCGGCGAGATTTTGCTGGCCATGGTGCTGGCAAGGATTTGCTCGGCGGTCTTTAATTTCGGCTGCAACCGGCTCTGGGTCTTTGGCAGCCAGGGCAGTCTGCTCAAAGAGGCTGGCCGTTACAGCGTGTTGGCTATTACCCTGATTGGGCTGGGTTATTTCCTTACCAAAGGCTTTTACGGCATGGGGGTTTCGCCCTTTATCGGTAAGCCTCTGGCAGAGGGAGTCATCATGGTGGTGAGCTTTATTGCACAAAGGTATGTAGTCTTTTTACGAGAAAAAGAGGCTTAA